In Arachis hypogaea cultivar Tifrunner chromosome 7, arahy.Tifrunner.gnm2.J5K5, whole genome shotgun sequence, the genomic window TTCATTCCCGTTAACAACATCATCGTCGGATCTGGTTAGGTATATGATTTCTAAttgtttatttttcaaaaatttgtgatTTATTTACAAAATTGTTTTGTGTTTATAGCTTAGTTTGATGTGTTATTTGAGTGTGATGCAGCAATTTGGTATGAAACTATGAATAAGGAGTttaaaagggggaaattgtaatgTTGTTTTATTGTATGCAGAATATGGTTGGTTTTGTGCTTTCTTACTGTTACTTGAGATTAGGGTTTGAAATTATGCAAATTTACTTTTAGATAAAATTCTTTCATACAGTTACTGTTTTGTGCATAGTTTATTATTGAGAGGGGTGATAGATTTACAAATCAATTttcttctttctgtttttttattataCCAGTGAACTTTACTGTAActtgtatgtttttttttgtgttgCTTTTGCTTTTGCTGAAATTAATAGAATAGGTCTATAATCACTACATATAGTGTCAACTTATTTTCTAAACAATTTTGATGATATCTGCAGGATGATGATAGCCACAATCACACACAGAGAGTTTTAAAGCAAATGGTAGCAGGAGTTCTTCCCACATCAACTTTTTGTTAATTATAGTTCTGCTGTATatcactttttgtttttccatcctTGGTGTCTTTTGGGAACATtacagttttaatttaaatttaacctTTCTTTAACATGTGTTAGAATTGGCACCGTTTAATTTAGCCCTGATCAGGGGGAAATATTTGATTGATTTACATGTAACATTGGTGTTCTGCGTTTTTGTTTTCACGTTCTGAAGCTAAAAGTTCAATTTGATAGACAAAATGGTCCGCTACATATTTGATAAAATCCGTTTGTGGTACTTAGAAGATTGGTTTCGCATGAGCATGACTAAACTACTTGAAGTGAGACAGGACTGAATTGTTAGtgaacttatgacttgagtgccAAAATTATAGTTCAACGAAGAATAAAATCAAACGTTATAATAGTTCTCATTTACACGAACTAaagtttgattcatttatatGTATTAAAACAAATCAACTAAAGTTTTGGTAGCATTATTACTCATTGTAACTTTGCAAGTTGCAACCTTTTTGGTAGCATTATTACTCATTAGTTGCCTCATAGTACTCGATGTTTTATGAGGCCACTTGCTTCTAGCAACTTCTAAATTTAAAGGGTAATTGAAGTCCATTAACTAGACAACATAACAAGTTgcaagattttaattttatttcaggcTAGAATTGTGTTTGGCACTCACTATACTTGATGATAATGTTAGCACTTGAGAAAGGTAGGTTGAATCAAGTTAGTTTTAAACAATGAAgttttttgttctattttgcAGAAGCTAATTATACaggagattttttttattttatctttaaaacCAGAACAAAACAGATTAGAGTAGAGAAGTAGAGTAGAGAAGGAGAGAACAGAGTAGAATAGAAAAGGAGAGAATCAAGTAAGTATGTATCTTGGTTCGGTTTTCTACATCCAATCTCTACCTGAACCACAAGGTAgaatttttactataatcaaactgattacatacaccaataccaATGAATTACAATCTATTTCATCTAGTATTTACCACAAAACTTCTAGCTATTCCAACTTGGCAAAGGAAAACTAACTGGTTCAATGACcaagtgctatcccaacttggCAAGGAGAACTAATCCTAGTTCATCAATATCCAaatacacatttttttttttactttttcaatgtATCTCTCTTGTCTCTTTTTTCTCatgactttttaatttttcaccTCACCATGATTTGTCTTTTTCTCAATTACAGAAAGATAGACATTAGATAGCCATAAGCCCATAACAATGAAATCTAAAATGAAGCACAACATTGAAGAAAAATAATTCTGCATGTATGAGATGATATTCTGaattttttactctattttctttgtcttcaaatgttggtaAGAGCCAAATATATAGTGAGAAACTTGCttcatcaaattgattcattgCCTCTTCATGTTCCTAGCTGATTCTGTCCGTTGTAGCTGTCTTCCTTGGCATGCATTGCTTTTTCATTTTGTTCCACTACTTCTGTCGTCCTTGTAGCTGCTTCACTAACCTCTGttgttcatatatattttttttttgctctaCCAACCTCTGAAATTTGATCCTCTGCTGTTCTTAGTGTAATATTGTTATCCTTGTGTTTGTTGTCTCTTGTTCTCCATAATGTTGCCAACTGTCCCTTTTGTTGCTTTCTTAGTCAAACCATGCAATGCTGAACCATCTTTCTTGGTATAGTGATTCTGAATTTTGTATTCTCCATCACCATTGGATTGAAGCTTTGATTTGAACATTGTGGAGTATTCACTGAACCTTCATGATGTGGGCTGAGATGAATATATTAGGCTTGTAATACTCATAAACCAATAGCACACTTTTAGATTTTAACCcaataataatgtttgtcatcatattatcaaactaaaactAATTGTAACTCAACAATACTTCTTTCTACTTATTAGTAcaaaatttaaactatttttctAGATTAATTACAGAACAAtcgttattattttagttttttaacaaTTATATCAACCATATATATCTCATCTGACTTGCATAGCATAGTTTACATGACATGAGGTTTTCAATTTTCATCTCTAGAAAAATAACAGAGTAGAAGTTTTTAACAGAAAGTCAGGAATTTTAAAAAATCAGTGATAGTTATTATAAAATTGAATaccacaaattttaatttaacctGCAAAGTGCAaatcaatgttttttttttttaaccaaaccCCTTGATGGCTTAACACTAGCATTAAAGTGTTAGTAcaaaagatttgatttctttattttagtCTTGATTACAAGTTACAACAAATCAGGTTTAGAAAATTGAATCTATTACAAGAAATCTGGTTATAATGATCTTATTATTCTACCATTGTATGTGAACAATATGTTAGTAATAGGCCCAACAAATAATGCATccagattttattatttttctgataTAGTTATACACTATTAGGAAACTGTAACTTTCTCTCATTGGCAAAAGTTTCTTTCTACAATGTAACAGAACATTCCTCTCAAGATGATTGTGCCTTTAGATTTGTGGTGTCCCCTTTTGGTGGAGTAATTGTTGCCAATGATATAGTTCtacaatgtcttttttttttttttgtcttgttcTATAATGTCTAGTTTTTTGTATGTTAATGCTATTAGCTTTTTTTATATCTATAAAATGGAATTTTTTTAACAACTCCTCTCATGAATAATGTGATTCGAAAACTAATctttgatgaagaagaagacaatcaAGATGAACATAATGATTTTGGAAAAAGCCTAATCGAACCTTTGACTTGAAAGGTTATTTAGAataatttagataatttaattttatggttttctttttttagtgttatttatttaatttatgcagTCTCTCCCAGTTAAAAATTATTGTAAATCTTTTAgacgatattttaaaaaaatctcattTTCTTGCTACTTATATCTTTTATAATCCTTCTTGTATTTTCTTTCGTAATATACAAATTAGcttatctttaattaaaaaatgataattattcTAAGTAAAAGAAATAGTAATTACCTTATgagtttgattttaatatcttaaaatatttattatagtcaTTCAATTACAtcgtttttaataattatttatgtaattaatataaaaaataattatttttattaatataatattatgtaattgaatgcacatataaaattattttatattaaatttaaattcttatcttatattttattaacAGTTTTGTTTATTactatatttttagaaaataataagaTATTAACATTTTTAATGTAAAAAGAAAGGAATTTACTAGTGCTgattgaaaagtaaaaaaaaaaatcagctagaatttctcttaattttttactataattagttaaacaatttttaattaaaagatcTACAAACTTTAATGTATACCCTTTTTTTTATATCACTATGTTGACAACTGGTAACACACAACGGCACAGATAGTCAGATACATAtgaatatctaataaataaaataaaataatattaataaattgatTTATTACAATTTATGAGTTTTCTTTTTCTGGCACCATTTTCCCCTCATGTTCAAAATCCAGAATCCCCAACTAAATCATGTATCAGCCAGAAAACACAAATCAACAACAGATTCTGTCATCGGAAAAGAAGCCTGAGCCGCACGTGTTACATGCCACATATATAAAAACCACACATCCCAAAATCAAAAAACTTGTTCTTCCCTCTTACGTTTGTAGTCCAAGGTTTGTTTTTGTAACACACCCTCTTCAAAGCTTTAATCTTTTGTTGCTGCTTCAAGATGGAAGGTTTGACCTCCCTCAAGGTACCCTTTCAGGCCTTTTCATCATCTTCCAGACCTAGAAGTTGGATTACCTCGACCCAAGTGAATGTTTCTAGAAGAAACCCGTTTTTCACTTTCTCTGTCCGTGCTCaggtgattttttttattattaccataaattttatatcttttgttGGGGTTTTGTTGTGCATTGATATGGGTATCTCTTAAATTTGTGGGTATGTTGGTTTTTcattttggatttgggttcaaTTGGTGGATGAATTGCAGAATCTTGTACTTATGAGGAATCCCAGTTGATTTTATCATGTGTTATTGTCTCTTAAGTTGGATTTCTTGTGGTTCACTGATTAGGATAAGTTTAGATTAGAACCATTGGAATAAATCAATTGCAACCACATGAATTTGACTAGTCCAAATGATGAAACTGATTGTAATAATTAGCCTTAATATGCTGTGAATGTTAATATGTGTTATAGAAGTAGAACTTGGGTTCAATTGGAATGCAGAGTGCAGAACACTTTTTTCAATTTTGGAGGAACCCTGATCAGTTTTTTTAATCATTTGGTTCTGTGGATGGTTTGATTAGGTGGAGTCTACTGAGGGTTCGGCTACAATTGCTGCAAGCTCTGCTGAATCTGTGGTAGAGGCACTGAAAGTGAAGGAGTGGGAAGTGGGAATGTTCCAAGATGAAGTTGCTGCTAGCCAGGGTATCAGGATAAGGAGGAGACCACCAACAGGACCCCCTTTGCATTACGTAGGACCCTTCGAGTTCCGATTGCAGAATGAGGGCAATACGCCCCGTAACATTTTGGAAGAGATTGTGTGGAACAAGGATGTAGAAGTTTCACAGGTACTGATGGTTGATTTGCTTTATTCTCGGTTTTTCTGTATATATGTATATTCTGGAAAAAACTGCTTTAATGCTGAGTAATATTTGATTTTCAGCTTAAAGAAAGAAAACCCCTCATTTCTCTGAAGAAGGACCTTGAAAATGCTCCTCCTGTGCGGGATTTTATTGGTGCTTTGAGGGCGGCACATGAGCGAACTAGACTTCCGGGATTGATAGCTGAAGTGAAGAAGGCTTCACCAAGTAGAGGTCTCTTGAGAGAGAACTTTGATCCAGTAAgttcattttgtttttctgctaTTGTTTTTATTGCTAGAATTGTTATATTTCTTGTTTCTTTGTAACAGCTTTGGACTTGTTACATCATAGGTGCTTGATTTGAGTCATGTTTGCAGTGATAGGTCTTAAATGATTTCATGCTGTACCAATCTCTTCATTCAAACATCTTAAGCTTTTTGCTTCCCTCATACACTATGAATTGATTTTATCCCTGTGTCATGACCACTAAAATGAGTTGTTTCATCCCTCATGATATATGCTCTTGATTGCTGATCTTATAGGTTGAAATTGCTGAAGCTTACGAGAGAGGTGGAGCGGCATGTCTAAGTGTTCTGACAGATCAAAAGTATTTTAAGGTAAACAACTAACTTGAAATTTGTTAGAAACTCTAtaatatttggtcaagtgagaaATTGGTCTTATTCCAATGCTAAATAAAAACTATTGATCCTGGTTTATTGATTCAGGGAAGCTTTGAAAACCTTGAGCTAATAAGAAAGGCTGGAGTAAAGGTTTGCTTTCTGAATTGCGTTACTGTGGTTTCGTGCTTTATGTAGGCCATGTTATTgactcttaaaaaaaatttgcagTGTCCTTTGTTGTGCAAAGAGTTCATCATAGATGCATGGCAACTCTATTATGCTCGAATCAAAGGTGCAGATGCAGTGCTTCTAATtgctgctgttttgcctgatcTTGACATAAAATACATGATTAAGATATGCAAAATACTTGGACTGGCAGCACTTGTTGAGGTACCGGTTGTGTTTCTTTGTTTTGTTCCCTTAATTTCATATAACATCAAACGCTAGTGGACCCTTTTGTGATTTACCTGATATATGATGTTAATTTTGAATTCAATCATATTATATAGTGTAAACTTGTCTTTTATGTGGACCTGATATGAGTTGAGGTGTGAATAGTGCATATATACAAATTTAATTCATTAACGTAATGATTTCTTTCTTTAAGACAAGAATTTGATTGTTGTGTGGGGTATTTAGGCTGAAACCATGAATTGCTATAAAAGGTTTCATGAATGTGATACTCAATCTGTTTGGCATATTCTTGTTTGTTATTACCTCATAGTCATAGGTCAACTGTGTACCGAACGTTTTATTTCGTGATGGCTTGGAGGAAAGAAACCTTCTCTTATTTTGAAAAtcttatgattgttttcttctaGGTGCATGACGAGAAGGAATTTGATCGTGTTCTTGGCATAGAGGGGATTGAGCTTATTGGCATCAACAATCGGAATCTTGGTAGGCGTTACTATTTGTCTTTCATCCTTTTTGGTCAATTTGTGAATATATCTAAACTTTGAGGCTAGGATCATCAATGATTGATTTACCTTTATTGGCTTGCAGAAACATTCGAGGTGGATATTGCCAATACGAAGAAACTTCTCGAAGGAGAGCGAGGCAAGATAGTCCGTGAGAGAAACATAATTGTAAGTAGCCTTTTCTGTTTTAATTGCAGTTACATTAAAGTGATGTTATCTGAATCTTCTTAACCCTGCTAATGGTTTTATGGCTTCTTCAGATGGTAGGAGAATCTGGTCTTTTCACACCAAATGATATTGCATATGTGCAAGAAGCAGGTGTTAAAGCTGTAAGTATTGCAAGTTTAATATGTACATAAAAGTGATTTTGACTTAAATTTTTGTAACCAATTGTATCATATAATGTTAATGtgccaattttacttttatgcaggTATTGGTTGGAGAGTCTATTGTGAAACAAAACGATCCTAGGAAGGGAATCACCAACCTCTTTGGCAAAGATATATCTCTCAGTTGAATTGACCAAACATTTCTTGAGATATTTGAGTCAACAGATTTTGATAGAGTCCTTGATCTGCTCATCTCTACCTTTTATTGTATTAAATTATCAAACTCTTATTAGTAGTAAACTTATGCCAAAATAAATTAATGTATATCTAAAGATGCTTCTCAACCAAACATATGGTTTTGTCCCATTGGATTTATTCAATCTACATAAAGTCTTAGCATGCTCCATTGTTCCTTAATCTTATTCTTGTGGCTGTGTTGTAAATGTGAAGAATTATTGGTTCTTTCATTATAAGAATTCTGTTTGCATGTGATTAATTGATCATAGCAAATCAATGTGAATAACTAGTAGAATAACATAAGTTACAAGTTTAGGTACATTCTAGTTTGATTCTACTTCCCTTTGCTCACTTGAAGTATCACATTTTCTAAATTCATTCCGAGATTCAGAGATTTAAAGCTCAACCATGAGACATGGCACTTTATAAATACATGATATATAAATTTGTCACAAATACTAATAAGGACTCAAATAAATAAACTAAGTGAGAAGAATGAATCTACAAAAGCTACTAGCCCTAGTATCTGATTCCCTTGGCAACCTCAAAAAAATGTGCTACATTCTCCTCAGGAGTTCCTACAACAATTCCATGACCAAGATTCAAGATATGCTTCCCTCTACCTGCTTTTCTCACAGTATCATTTATTCTCTCAGTGATGAACTCTTTTGAACCAAAAAGAACACCAGGATCCACATTCCCCTGCACTGCCATGTTTGGACCCAACCTTTTTCGTCCCTCGGCCATGTCCACTGTCCAATCCAAACTAACTACGTCGACACCTGTCAATGCTAGCCTCTCAAGCAAACCCCCTGAACCGCTCGCATAGAGGATTATAGGTAGTTCTGGATGAGTTTTCTTCACAGTATCTACGATCTGCTTCAAGTACGGTAAGCTGAATTCTTCGAAATCGACTGGACTCAATTCTGTGGCCCATGAGTCGAAGATTTGAACCGCTTGAGCACCGTTGTCAGCTTGGTATTGAACATATCTTGCCATTGATGATGTGAATTTCTGTAGTAATGAATGGAGGACCTGCGGAAGGATCATGGTTCGATTAAAGGCATGGAACTTACAAGCAAACTACATAtttggttttgtttttgtttcctATTTTCACTTTCAAtgttatgttttcaaaattttttaaaggaaaaaaaaaagtaaaaataataaaatcttattttctgtttatgtttCACTTTATATGAATAGGATCAAGCTTAAGTCTTAGATTCGCAATAGAGCTGAAGACTTCTAGCATCATGTCCAAGTAACTACTGATAGGCCAACAAGAATGTGTTTACCTTGGGTTCGGAGAAAGCTAATCTCTTTATTTTTGAGAAGTGTTTCGATGAGCCTCCTTCAACCACATATGATGCGAGGGTGAACGGAGCCCCAACAAAACCAAGAACCGCTGCTTTATTATCCACCTGCAATCATCATACAGCTTTCGATATTCAATAAGGGCAGAGAAAAAATAGTTTTGTACCATGAGACATAAATATCAACCAAATTATCTTAAAAGCAACATTCTAGAGCTAAATAGGTTGATGAGTTCTCAAAATTATACACTTATTTGGGTAtctaatgacatatgacattaaTCGCGATTTTCACGTCATTACAACCTTCCACCAATGCTACACAGTCAGTATCCATCCATAATACAGTAATACACAGCTAGACTTCACAACAACAACTAAGCCTTGCCCACAAAATAAGGTTGCCTATTTGGATTAAAGAACGCCATGTgtcatataataaattttaatagacAAATAATTTCCTCTCCTTTGTGTTTGACTGTACTGAAATGATGACAGTGATAAAGAAAATCAGCCTGAATGAACAAAAGCAAATACGTGGAAACTCTTAAACGGGAATGGGACCAGTGAGATACCTCTTTCCTCAAAATTGTAAGTGCTTCACCAACATAAGGAACTGAATCTTCAGGAACAAAttctctcacttgatcaacctgtGCGGCTGAGCGAATCGGATCAAATATGATAGGACCCTTACCCTTCACAATATCAAAGGGTATGTTCATTCCGGAAAGTGGGGTAAGAATATCCGAGAATAAAATCACCTGTCACACAATCAGACGAAGCAAACTATTATTGCTATTGAATGATGATGAAATGAAAATCATAACAGAATggtataaataaatatagaaatgagCATTAAGAGAGTTATCTTACCCCATCAGGCTTGAAAACATTCCATGGTTGCAATGAAATTTCCACTACAAGATCAACATTTTCAGATCTTTCGCGAAATGAGGGATATTTCTCACAGATGATTTGGTAACTCTGTTTAATAAAGTTCagtaaattagaagtattttcaGTGAAGAAGAAAACTCAAATTGCAGTGAATTGTGCATAATACAGTCAACTACGTTGCAAGCCACAAGAATCTAAAAGCAAAATATCAGTACCTAAACTCACAAACAACAGTTCATGCAGGATGAAAACCAACATGAACCGATAACTCTATTGATGCAACTGCAAATTTTGTACTTGAAGGACATATTGACATTTAAATTTGCACGTGACAAAGAAAGTAGGAAAATTTGAAACATCAAATTCTAAAGACAAATCTTTGCAAATTACAATTGAGTTGTTCTCATTGTATGAATTCCCAAATGCCGAAAACTATAATGCAAACAGAACCATTAACTGCATAAACCTGCCTTCATGTACCTCCCTGCTTGCCTCATGAGCCAAACCGGGGGCCTCTCAACATCTTCTCCACGAACTGCATTAAGCAAAAGTGGTTCAGCAGCAGCTGTGGCCTTCGCTTCAGCAACTGCTCTGACATGTAATTTTCAAGAATTCAGATTCCAGACAAACtcaaaaatcacttaaattcTCTATGGAAGACATCAATACAAAATCAAGACTTCTGCTATGGACTGTTGGAAACTAAGAAACATGGTGTCAGCATTGTGAAATGTTGGATGAATGCATTTTATAGGATTAACAAAATCTGTCAACTAGAGTTCCGAGCTGTTTAAACTACAAATCTTCTATCTTTCGGCAGGATAATTCTACAGAAAAATTACCCTAAAAAGCTGCAAAAATGACATGCTTAAAAACCAAAATCATTAACTTTCCAGTATTCTACAAATAAGCTGGCATTAGGTCGAACAGGTGAAAAGcacaaaaaggagaaaaaaaaaaaacaattctgCGAGAACACAAGCATAATTCACAAACCTACACTTCTAAAGCTAACACAATTTCAATgttggattaaaaaaaaaaaaagaacaattgAGGGACGAGTGATATAGAGAAAGGGAAGATTACCTCCAATGGAGCAAGTAATTGGGTGTCTAGATTTGAAGGAAAAATTGGAACTTGAAGAAGTAGTTCTTCTGGGGGTGGAGGAAGGAATATTGGGAGTGAGTATGGTGGAGGTGAAAGTGGTGTTGATGCTGGACATGGCTGAAGC contains:
- the LOC112702300 gene encoding uroporphyrinogen decarboxylase, whose translation is MSSINTTFTSTILTPNIPSSTPRRTTSSSSNFSFKSRHPITCSIGVAEAKATAAAEPLLLNAVRGEDVERPPVWLMRQAGRYMKSYQIICEKYPSFRERSENVDLVVEISLQPWNVFKPDGVILFSDILTPLSGMNIPFDIVKGKGPIIFDPIRSAAQVDQVREFVPEDSVPYVGEALTILRKEVDNKAAVLGFVGAPFTLASYVVEGGSSKHFSKIKRLAFSEPKVLHSLLQKFTSSMARYVQYQADNGAQAVQIFDSWATELSPVDFEEFSLPYLKQIVDTVKKTHPELPIILYASGSGGLLERLALTGVDVVSLDWTVDMAEGRKRLGPNMAVQGNVDPGVLFGSKEFITERINDTVRKAGRGKHILNLGHGIVVGTPEENVAHFFEVAKGIRY
- the LOC112702301 gene encoding indole-3-glycerol phosphate synthase, chloroplastic; translation: MEGLTSLKVPFQAFSSSSRPRSWITSTQVNVSRRNPFFTFSVRAQVESTEGSATIAASSAESVVEALKVKEWEVGMFQDEVAASQGIRIRRRPPTGPPLHYVGPFEFRLQNEGNTPRNILEEIVWNKDVEVSQLKERKPLISLKKDLENAPPVRDFIGALRAAHERTRLPGLIAEVKKASPSRGLLRENFDPVEIAEAYERGGAACLSVLTDQKYFKGSFENLELIRKAGVKCPLLCKEFIIDAWQLYYARIKGADAVLLIAAVLPDLDIKYMIKICKILGLAALVEVHDEKEFDRVLGIEGIELIGINNRNLETFEVDIANTKKLLEGERGKIVRERNIIMVGESGLFTPNDIAYVQEAGVKAVLVGESIVKQNDPRKGITNLFGKDISLS